In Nocardia sp. XZ_19_385, the sequence CTGCTGGGCGCAACGGGTACCTGCTGTTCGGTGGTGTGGCGTCGGTCGGGGCGGGTGCGTTGCACCTGTTCGCGGCGGGACTGCACACCGAGCACGCCACCCTCGCCCGGCTGATAATCGTGCTCGCGGGGGCACAGTGCGCGGCCGGGCTGCTGGCGTCGGTGAGCACGCGAAAAGCTGTGCCGGTCATCGTGATCGGGGTGAACCTCGTCGCGGTGGCGATCTGGGGTTACACCCGGTTCGCGGGGCTGCCGTGGCCCGACGGGCTCGGCACGGCGGAGGCGCCGCAGTTCCTCGACAGCACGTGCGCGGCGCTGGGGCTGCTCGCGATCGCCGGTGCGGCTGTCGCTTTGGTGCGCCCCGGGGCGACCTTGCCCACGGCGCCGACCGCGACGGCCGCCGGTCTGGCCGGTGTCCTGGCCGTCGCGGCGATGCTCGGCGGCGCCGGACATGTGCACAGCCACGACGGCGGCGAGCACACCCATGCCGCCGGCGGCGACCACTCCGACCACGAGACCGGCACCGCGTGGCCGCGGCCGTGGGACCCCGCTGCCGCGATCGATGTCTCCGGCGTGCCGGGGGTGACCGCCGCGCAGGAGCAGCGCGCGACCGCCCTGATTCGCAGCACGCTCGACCGGCTGCCCGCCTTCGCCGATGTCAATTCCATTGGCGCACTGGGCTTTCGATCCATCGGCGACGCGTCCACCGGTTACGAGCACTTCATCAACTTCGGCTACATCCGCGACGACCGATTCCTCGACCCCACCTACCCGGAGTCACTGGTCTACCGGGTCGAGGGCACCGACCGGACCCTGGTCTCGGCGATGTACATCGCCAAGGGCAAGAAGATCGACGACACCGAACTGCTGGACTACGCCGGACCCCTGATGCAGTGGCACGTACACGACAACCTCTGCTGGAAGACCGGCGCCGACGGTCCCCAAGTCGCCGGAGTCACCGACGCCCAGGGCAACTGCCCACCCAACTCGATCAACCCCGGCGCAGGCAACCCGATGGTCCACGTCTGGATCGCGGCCCACCAATGCGGACCGTTCGCGGCCCTCGAAGGCCACGGCGCCGGGCAGGCCGCCGCCACCGGCCGCCGCACCGACACCTGCTCCCACGATCACTCCGGCGGGCACCGCTGAGCCGATAGCCGGGCCCGGTTCAGCGCGCTTTCGATGAAGTCAGCGGCGCGCACGGTGCCGCCTTCCGCGTGCGCGTCGGCGCGCAACCGCGCCAGACGCCGGGCCACCTCGGGATCGCCGACCAGGGCTATCAGCGCCTCCCGCAGGTTCTGCGCGTCAGCGGCCTGGGTGTCGATGCGGCGGGCCACACCCAGCTCGACGAGCCGGTCCGCGTTCATGAACTGCTCGGCGCCCTGTGGCACGGCGATCATCGGGACACCGGACAGCAGTCCTTCGCCGCAGCCGCCCATCCCGGCATGGGTGACGAAGGCGTCGGCCTGTTCCAGGATCGCCCGCTGCGGGACCCAGGAGCGCACTTCGACATTGGCGGGGATCTCGCCGAGTTCCTGTGGGTCGGTGTGCTTGCCGATCTGCAGCACCACGTGCCAGCCGGGCAGATTGCCGTAGGCGCGCAGGCATTGGCGGTAGAACTCCGGCCGGTGGGTGTAGGCCGAGCCGAGGGAGATCAGCAGGATCTGCTGCGCTGCCGCGGGGCGGACCCAATCCTGTTGTTGTTTCCGGGTTTCGAAGCAGGGTCCGACGAATGTCACTGTGCCGGAGTCGACTTGGTCGGCGTGGGGTTGCATCGCCTTGGGTATCAGCGCCAGGGCGCGGTCGGGCAGGCCGGAAAAGTCGTCGACATCGGTGGTGGCCGCGCCGATGTCGACGAGCCACCGGGCGAACCTCGCCCGGTAGGCGTCGGCGCCCGGCAGCTGTCGCAGGTGTGCGCCCACCTCCTGGTCGTAGCCTTTCCACGCCACGAAAGAAGGCGACAGCTGGATCATCGGGCGGCTCTGCGTTTCGGCGATCGCCCGTCCCGCGTAAGCGCCGATGTCGTACAGGTAGAGGTCGGCAGGGTCGTCGTCGTAGGCCGCGCGCAGCTGCGGGAGCCCGTGCACGGCGTTGTCGAGGAACAGGTTCATGGCCGCGACGGGCTCGTCGGGCCAGTTGTTGCCGGCGACCGGCAGCGTCGAGGTACACGGCACCAGTTCGGCGCCGGCGCCGGTGATCAGGTCGGCCACCACCGGGTCGTTGGCGTAGGTGACGCGATGACCGCGGCCCACCAGCTCACGGATGATCTCCAGGCTCGGCAGCACATGGCTGACAACGGGAACGCCGACCATGGCGATATGGATTGGGCGAGAAGGCATTACGGTCTCCCTCGGTTCAGGTCCGCGGCGGCGGCTTCGAGATCGGCGATGCTGCCCGACATGATCGCCGGCACGTGTTCGGTGATGTGCTCGGCGGGCCAGTCCCACCACGCCACCGCCAGCAGGCGGGCGATGTCCCGGTCCGTGAAGCGAGTTCGGATGAGGCGGGCCGGGTTGCCGCCGACGATGCCGTAGTCGGGTACGTCGCCGGTGACCACGGATCCGGTGCTGATGATCGCGCCGTGGCCGATTCGCACGCCGGGCATCACCGTCGTGCCGTTGCCGAACCAGACGTCGTTGCCGACGATGGTGTCGCCTCGACTCGGCAAGCCGGTGAGCAGGTCGAAGTGGTTCGACCAGGAGCCGCCCATGGTGGGGAAGGGGAAGGTCGAGGGACCGTCCATGCGGTGATTGGCGCCGTTCATGATGAACCGAACGCCGGTGCCCAGAGCACAGAACTTTCCGATGACCAGCTTCTCGGGACCGTAGTGGTACAGGACATTCCGGGTTTCGAACGCGGTCGGATCGTCCGGGTCGTCGTAGTAGGAGTACTCCCCCACGTCGATCAGGGGCGAGGTGATCAGCGGCTTCAGCAGCACCACTCGCGGCTGGCCGGGCATCGGATGCAGCACGGTCGGGTCGGCGGGAATCGAATCGTTGGGCACAGCGAATCTCCTTCGGTGCGTGGATGATCGGGTTGCGGCGGTCAGACGGTTGCTGACGCCCGCAGGGCGAGGTGTGTGCCGCGCCAGCGGGTTCGGAGCCGGCGGTCGTGGCTGACGATCACCAGGGCGCCACGGTAGTTGGCCAGGGCGGTTTCCAATTCCTCGGCCAGGCCTGGTGACAGGTGGTTGGTGGGCTCGTCGAGCAGCAGCACGTCGACCGGATCGGTCACCAACCGCGCCAAGGCCAGGCGCTGCCGCTGTCCGGTGGAGAGCTTCGCGACGCGTGTCGTGAACTGCGCGTGATCGAACAGGCCCAGTGCCAGCAGTTGTTCGGCATGCTCGTCCGTTTGTCCCGTGCGACCGCGGGCGAAGGCAGTCAGCAGCGTGTCCTCCGGCTCGGCGAAGCGCGGCTCCTGCGCGAGGTAGCCGATCCGGCCGTTGCGGGTGACGGTGCCGTTGTCCGGCGCGAGCCGCCCGGCCAGGACGCGCAGCAGAGTGCTCTTACCGGCCCCGTTCGGGCCGGTGATCAGCAGGCGATCACCCACGGACACTTCGACACTCAGCCGATCGAGCCTGCCGCGGACCGCGACGTCGGTAGCGTCGAGCACGGTGCCCTGCTCCCGCCCAGCCCGCAGGGCGGGAGCGAACCGCAACGGTCGCGGTGGCGCCGGCACCGGATCCGCGAGGAGGCGGCGCAGCCGTTCCTCGGCGTTGCGAACCCGGCTGGCCAGTGACTGCTGCACTCGGCCTCCGGCCCGGTCGTAGGCCATCTTGTTGTTGTCCTTCATCGCCCGGCCCGGTGCGACCTGACGGGCGGTGGTAGCGGCGACTTCGCGGAGCCGGTCGGTGTCGGTCAGCCATTGCGCGTGCGCCTGCACCCACCGCTGTCGCGCCGCCGCCTTCTCGGTCAGGAATCCCGCATACCCGTTGCCGTAGCGGACAACTCGCTGCCGGTCCGCGTCGACCTCCAGCAGGGTGGTCGTGACCCGCTCGAGGAAGGCGCGGTCGTGTGAGACCGTCACCGTCGTGCCGCGGCGCGCTCGCAGGTGATCCTCGAGCCAGGTCAGGGCATCGTCGTCGAGGTGGTTGGTCGGCTCGTCCAGCAGCAGCACCTCGGTGCCGGCCGCCAGTATCGCGGCCAGGCGCAGCCGGACCTGCTCGCCGCCGGACAGCCCGGCGATCGTCCGGTCCCGGTCCACCAGTCCCAATCCCAGACCGTAGAGCGCGCGTTCCACCCGAGCGTCGGCGTCGTAACCGCCGCGCAGCTCGAAAACCGTTGTCAGCTCGCCGTATTCGGTCATTCCGGACTCGTCGCCGGCGGCCATCGAGACCTCGAGGCGGCGCATCCGCTCTTCGATCGCGCGGAGCTCGGTGAGGGCTCGGTCGATGACTTCCTGCACCGTCAGGTGTGGCGGGAGCTGTTCGTCCTGCGCGAGGTAACCGACGCCGCCGTCGGCCTGGACGACGATCTCACCTTGATCGGGCTGTTCCCGACCGGCGAACAGACGCAGCAGGGTGGTCTTGCCGGAGCCGTTCTCGCCGATGATCCCGGTGCGCTCACCCGCGGCGAGCGCACACGTCACCTCATCGAGAACAGGCTTGCCGTCGAAGGACTTGCTGACCGCGAGCGCGGTGATCTGGGTTGGCATATGCACACTCCGAAGCATTCGAGGACGGCGCGGTCAACGGGGACCGCAGGGCCGGGTGAACACTTCGCAGGAGCATCGGCAGAACCTCACTTAGTACGACAACTGTCGCACTAAGGTATCGTCAAGGCTCCATCCCGTCAAGCAATCGGATCACCGACAATGAGTTTCGAAGCCCCACCGGGCACTTCCGAGCCCACTCCGGCCGTCCGTTCCCGGCCGGGTGGCCGCACCGCCCGCATCCGGGCCCAGGTGCTCGCGGCGGTCAGCGCGGAGCTGGCCGAAAACGGTTACGACGCACTCAGCATCGATGCCGTCGCGGCTCGCTCGGGCGTGCACCGCGCCACGGTGTATCGCCGCTGGCAAGATGTCGGCGGCCTGCTCGCCGACGTCTTCGACGCGGCGGCCCACCAGCCGTGGCAGCCTCGCGACACCGGCTCGCTGCGCGGCGACCTGGCGGCGCTCAACGACGAAATCCAGGATTCACTGAGCGAGGAGTCGTCGATCGCGGTAGCGCTGATCGCGGTCTCGTTCCGCTCCGAAGAGGCCGCCGCCGCCCTGCGCCGCCTGTGGGAAGACCGATATACCCAGTCCGAGATCATCATTGAGCGCGCCATCGAGCGCGGCGAACTCCCCTCCGAGGTCGACGCGCGCGCCCTGCTGATCGCCGCGACCGCCCCGCTCTACCACCAGCTGGTCCTGCTCCGGACGCCACCCGACCCGGCTCTCCCCGACCGCGCGGCCGTCACCGCCGCACTCGCCGCGGCCGCGGGCGCCTTCTCTCCGAGCGCTACCTGACCCGCTCGCGACCAGGTGGCCTTCGGTTCCCACTGCGCCGGATTCCCTACCGCGGTCGCGCGGGTGCAATGCCAGGACCCCGGTCCCTTTTCTGGGATCGGGGTCCTGTTCGGTCGGCCGTGCTCGGTTACTCGAACTCGGCGGGGTTCACCGCGGCCGCCATGGCGGCATAGCCCGCATCACTGGGGTGGATGTGGTCGCCGCTGTCGAATTCGGGAGTGAACCGCTGCGGGTTGGCCGGATCGCGCAGGGCGGCATCGAAATCGACGATGGCGTCGTAGGCACCGGCGGTGCGGATCCACTCGTTGAGGGCCTGGCGGGCGGACTCGGCCGCGGGTGAGAAGTAGGGCGAGCCGTGGATGGGAGTGAAGGTCGCGCCGATTACCCGCAAACCCTTCGCGCGGGCTTGGCGGATCAGGTCGAGATGCCCGGC encodes:
- the abc-f gene encoding ribosomal protection-like ABC-F family protein, yielding MPTQITALAVSKSFDGKPVLDEVTCALAAGERTGIIGENGSGKTTLLRLFAGREQPDQGEIVVQADGGVGYLAQDEQLPPHLTVQEVIDRALTELRAIEERMRRLEVSMAAGDESGMTEYGELTTVFELRGGYDADARVERALYGLGLGLVDRDRTIAGLSGGEQVRLRLAAILAAGTEVLLLDEPTNHLDDDALTWLEDHLRARRGTTVTVSHDRAFLERVTTTLLEVDADRQRVVRYGNGYAGFLTEKAAARQRWVQAHAQWLTDTDRLREVAATTARQVAPGRAMKDNNKMAYDRAGGRVQQSLASRVRNAEERLRRLLADPVPAPPRPLRFAPALRAGREQGTVLDATDVAVRGRLDRLSVEVSVGDRLLITGPNGAGKSTLLRVLAGRLAPDNGTVTRNGRIGYLAQEPRFAEPEDTLLTAFARGRTGQTDEHAEQLLALGLFDHAQFTTRVAKLSTGQRQRLALARLVTDPVDVLLLDEPTNHLSPGLAEELETALANYRGALVIVSHDRRLRTRWRGTHLALRASATV
- a CDS encoding macrolide family glycosyltransferase; translation: MPSRPIHIAMVGVPVVSHVLPSLEIIRELVGRGHRVTYANDPVVADLITGAGAELVPCTSTLPVAGNNWPDEPVAAMNLFLDNAVHGLPQLRAAYDDDPADLYLYDIGAYAGRAIAETQSRPMIQLSPSFVAWKGYDQEVGAHLRQLPGADAYRARFARWLVDIGAATTDVDDFSGLPDRALALIPKAMQPHADQVDSGTVTFVGPCFETRKQQQDWVRPAAAQQILLISLGSAYTHRPEFYRQCLRAYGNLPGWHVVLQIGKHTDPQELGEIPANVEVRSWVPQRAILEQADAFVTHAGMGGCGEGLLSGVPMIAVPQGAEQFMNADRLVELGVARRIDTQAADAQNLREALIALVGDPEVARRLARLRADAHAEGGTVRAADFIESALNRARLSAQRCPPE
- a CDS encoding CatB-related O-acetyltransferase — its product is MPGQPRVVLLKPLITSPLIDVGEYSYYDDPDDPTAFETRNVLYHYGPEKLVIGKFCALGTGVRFIMNGANHRMDGPSTFPFPTMGGSWSNHFDLLTGLPSRGDTIVGNDVWFGNGTTVMPGVRIGHGAIISTGSVVTGDVPDYGIVGGNPARLIRTRFTDRDIARLLAVAWWDWPAEHITEHVPAIMSGSIADLEAAAADLNRGRP
- a CDS encoding TetR/AcrR family transcriptional regulator yields the protein MSFEAPPGTSEPTPAVRSRPGGRTARIRAQVLAAVSAELAENGYDALSIDAVAARSGVHRATVYRRWQDVGGLLADVFDAAAHQPWQPRDTGSLRGDLAALNDEIQDSLSEESSIAVALIAVSFRSEEAAAALRRLWEDRYTQSEIIIERAIERGELPSEVDARALLIAATAPLYHQLVLLRTPPDPALPDRAAVTAALAAAAGAFSPSAT